From Candidatus Binatota bacterium, the proteins below share one genomic window:
- a CDS encoding metallophosphoesterase family protein has translation MTIMNTKNPTDFLGSNIGRAEGAVLPVLLAVGVAALGLLAAAQPAQAQLDRDPYLQALSGTSATISWRTSTPEDSRVQYGSAPGLLTSESTRLPSVKTHDVSLTDLVPGTRYYYSVGSSSTVHAGDDADHWFDTAPAAGSAAPFTAWLIGDSGSLGVSGAGINQLIIRNQALAFMGGNPDIVIHAGDIAYPWGTLTAFTDNYFGVYADILRNHVGWPTPGNHDETGVTGSDPVTETGPYFEAFSPPTAGQSGGVASGTELYYSFDYGNAHFISLDSHFSSATAGSAMMQWLFEDLAATTQPWLIAFWHHPPYTKGTHDSDLFSDGQGRHQNMRENALSLLEAGGVDLVLTGHSHAYERSFLVNGVYCPSCGAAPDLATPDFATISAAGHVLDAGDGSPAGDGAYSKSPGLNSNEGAVHIVAGHSGGYRLGLASLHPVMYFAEDVGGSVVLDFNGSSVTVSNIQQGGAVSDSFTMVKRVEACAQDSDCDDANPCTDDSCTLPAGDCAYTPNSAGCSDGDVCNGVEICDGAGGCIIDVAPLVCGDGDSCTVDLCDAVTGCNNVAVAEYSCLDAAKVQFAVSDKDDDSKDKLKWAWIKGEALTVADFGDLDEETTYSLCVYDYQGGTAVYSTQLDVGPGVPFAKAGNKGWKYKDKLGVADGLSKIKMGSGAAGKSKIIMLAKGANVPLAASFSAEAMFAADTQLGVGLINSDGQCWRTVFTTADVKKNTASTFKAKAKQ, from the coding sequence ATGACCATTATGAACACGAAGAACCCGACAGATTTTCTGGGCAGCAACATCGGACGGGCCGAGGGGGCCGTGTTGCCCGTACTGCTGGCAGTGGGGGTCGCAGCACTCGGCCTGCTTGCGGCGGCTCAGCCGGCGCAGGCGCAGCTCGACCGAGACCCTTACCTGCAGGCACTGTCGGGCACCTCGGCCACTATCTCCTGGCGCACCAGCACGCCGGAGGACAGCCGGGTACAGTACGGTTCAGCCCCGGGCCTGCTCACCAGTGAATCCACGCGCCTGCCGTCGGTCAAAACCCACGACGTCTCGCTCACCGACCTCGTACCCGGCACGCGCTACTACTATAGCGTGGGCAGCAGCAGCACCGTACACGCGGGCGACGATGCCGACCACTGGTTCGACACCGCCCCGGCCGCGGGCAGCGCGGCCCCGTTCACGGCCTGGCTGATCGGTGATTCGGGCAGCCTCGGTGTTTCGGGTGCGGGCATCAACCAGTTGATCATACGCAACCAGGCGCTGGCCTTCATGGGCGGTAACCCGGACATCGTCATTCACGCCGGAGACATCGCTTACCCCTGGGGTACACTGACTGCCTTTACCGACAACTACTTCGGGGTCTACGCCGATATCCTGCGCAACCACGTGGGCTGGCCCACGCCCGGCAACCACGATGAAACCGGGGTCACCGGATCAGACCCGGTGACCGAAACCGGCCCTTATTTCGAAGCTTTCTCGCCGCCTACCGCTGGCCAGTCGGGGGGCGTGGCGTCTGGCACCGAGCTCTACTACTCGTTCGACTACGGCAATGCTCACTTCATCTCGCTGGACTCACATTTCTCGTCTGCCACGGCCGGCTCGGCGATGATGCAGTGGCTGTTCGAGGATCTTGCGGCGACCACGCAGCCCTGGCTGATCGCCTTCTGGCATCACCCGCCCTACACCAAGGGTACCCACGACTCGGACCTGTTCAGCGACGGCCAGGGCCGCCACCAGAATATGCGCGAGAACGCGTTGAGCCTCCTCGAAGCCGGTGGCGTTGACCTCGTGCTCACGGGGCACTCGCACGCCTACGAAAGATCCTTTCTCGTTAACGGCGTCTACTGTCCTTCCTGTGGCGCGGCGCCTGATCTCGCCACGCCCGACTTCGCCACCATCTCGGCTGCCGGCCACGTGCTCGACGCGGGCGACGGCAGTCCGGCCGGTGACGGCGCCTACTCCAAGTCGCCGGGCCTGAACTCCAACGAGGGGGCGGTGCACATCGTAGCCGGTCACTCGGGCGGCTATCGCCTGGGCCTGGCCTCCCTGCACCCGGTGATGTATTTTGCCGAGGACGTTGGCGGATCGGTGGTGCTGGATTTTAACGGTAGCTCGGTGACCGTGAGCAACATCCAGCAGGGCGGTGCGGTGAGCGACAGCTTCACCATGGTCAAGCGCGTGGAAGCTTGCGCCCAGGATTCCGACTGCGATGACGCCAACCCATGCACCGACGACAGTTGCACGCTGCCGGCCGGCGACTGCGCTTACACGCCCAACAGCGCGGGTTGTTCGGACGGTGACGTGTGTAACGGCGTTGAGATATGTGACGGGGCGGGCGGCTGCATTATAGACGTGGCTCCGTTGGTCTGTGGTGACGGTGACTCCTGCACGGTGGACCTCTGCGACGCGGTCACCGGTTGCAACAACGTAGCGGTGGCGGAATACAGCTGCCTCGATGCCGCCAAGGTCCAGTTCGCCGTGAGCGACAAGGACGACGACAGCAAGGACAAGCTCAAGTGGGCCTGGATAAAGGGCGAGGCCCTCACCGTGGCTGACTTCGGGGACCTCGACGAGGAAACGACGTATTCCCTCTGCGTTTATGACTACCAGGGTGGCACCGCTGTTTACTCCACGCAGCTCGACGTGGGGCCCGGGGTACCCTTTGCCAAGGCAGGCAACAAGGGCTGGAAGTACAAGGACAAACTGGGAGTGGCCGATGGGTTGTCGAAGATAAAGATGGGCTCGGGTGCCGCCGGCAAGTCGAAGATCATAATGCTGGCCAAGGGCGCAAACGTGCCGCTGGCGGCTTCATTTTCTGCCGAGGCCATGTTCGCGGCTGACACCCAGCTCGGGGTGGGGTTGATCAACAGCGACGGCCAGTGCTGGAGAACCGTGTTTACTACTGCCGACGTAAAGAAGAACACCGCCTCGACGTTCAAGGCGAAGGCCAAGCAGTAG
- a CDS encoding VOC family protein → MRFSHLGICVSDLSAALAFYGDLLGFEQVSVFETSGDPPSQLLGLPACSLEAVYLRRDGVTIELLKFEETEKSADPVGRPMNRPGLTHLSLRVDDLHATLDDCRRRGVTVLEETLVFFEEFAAGAVFVLDPDGGRVELVQSPGPQDLLPGQEA, encoded by the coding sequence ATGAGATTTTCGCACCTGGGTATATGCGTGAGCGATCTGTCGGCGGCGCTGGCGTTTTATGGAGACCTGCTCGGATTTGAGCAGGTGTCGGTTTTTGAGACCTCGGGCGACCCGCCTTCACAGCTCCTGGGCCTGCCTGCGTGCAGCCTGGAGGCGGTCTACCTTCGGCGCGACGGCGTTACGATAGAACTGCTCAAGTTCGAGGAGACCGAAAAATCGGCAGATCCTGTCGGCCGTCCCATGAACCGTCCCGGCTTGACCCACTTGTCGCTCAGGGTCGACGACCTGCACGCTACGCTGGACGATTGTCGCCGACGAGGTGTGACCGTACTCGAGGAAACCCTTGTTTTCTTTGAGGAATTTGCTGCAGGCGCAGTTTTTGTACTTGACCCTGACGGTGGCCGGGTAGAGCTCGTGCAGTCTCCGGGGCCGCAGGATCTGTTGCCGGGGCAGGAAGCTTGA
- a CDS encoding amidohydrolase: MKRVIDAWVNVNMSELGTPDYLLEVAEKYFKQGDDFFRDYSIEEMTATMDELGVERAILTTDVSKPSAHVLSFIEKQPDRFALGVHLDPRRLMKTVNELAAMAASQPLVLARITPFYFGLPPTDPVYYPVYSKCIELGLPLTINTGIPGPPAPAACQDPLHLDRVCLDFPDLKLVMAHGADPWWGVACRLMLKYPNLYMMTSAYLPKYLPTELLVFMEKRAPGKVMFASDHPAIPIGRCVEEARRLQLDDSTLAAYLHGNAARLFFGEDG, translated from the coding sequence ATGAAGCGGGTAATAGACGCCTGGGTCAACGTAAACATGTCGGAGCTGGGGACGCCCGACTACCTGCTCGAGGTCGCCGAAAAATACTTCAAGCAGGGCGACGATTTCTTCCGCGACTACAGCATAGAAGAGATGACGGCCACCATGGACGAGCTGGGTGTGGAGCGAGCCATCCTGACCACCGACGTCAGCAAGCCCTCGGCCCACGTCCTGTCCTTCATCGAAAAACAGCCCGACCGCTTTGCCTTGGGCGTGCACCTGGACCCCCGCCGGCTGATGAAGACGGTGAACGAGCTGGCGGCCATGGCCGCGTCGCAGCCGCTGGTGCTGGCCCGTATCACGCCGTTCTACTTTGGCCTGCCGCCCACCGACCCGGTTTACTACCCGGTGTACAGTAAGTGCATCGAACTCGGCCTGCCGCTGACCATCAACACCGGCATACCCGGCCCACCCGCACCCGCGGCCTGCCAGGACCCACTGCACCTTGACCGGGTGTGCCTGGATTTTCCTGATCTCAAGCTGGTGATGGCGCACGGCGCCGACCCCTGGTGGGGTGTTGCCTGCCGGCTGATGCTGAAGTACCCGAACCTCTACATGATGACCTCGGCTTACCTGCCGAAGTACCTGCCCACCGAGCTATTGGTTTTCATGGAAAAGCGCGCGCCGGGCAAGGTCATGTTTGCCAGCGACCACCCGGCGATCCCGATCGGCCGCTGCGTGGAAGAAGCCCGCCGCCTGCAGTTGGACGACAGTACTCTTGCTGCCTACCTGCACGGCAACGCCGCACGCCTGTTCTTCGGCGAAGACGGCTGA
- a CDS encoding CoA transferase: MNNNTTAGHVFKDLLFLEFGSGAAGPMASRYFVQQGATVVKIESRARPDFLRYLNRGGEQALDNSPMFVLLNADKKSLALNMAEQAGRELAWRLIERADVVINNFAPGVMEKWGMDATAIRARNPAVVVASSSLFGATGPERNYPGFGGQGSAIAGFNQLTGQPGMEPHGPWATITDSLSPRYLAVALSAALLRRRRTGEGCSIDLSQIEAAVYSLSELIVRQGANDENIERRANSDQRMAPHGVYRCKGDDRWIAVAVLDDVRWKMLRELLGRPAWMMEEGLDKLELRLEQADVLDRCLQEYTATRDADELSRELQEAGIEAAVVMDLARLDDDPQLAARGYFTRVEHESLGELALERVGFTVSDMPAKIEQPGPDLGQHSSEVLRELLGLDQDEIDQLGEQGVLA; the protein is encoded by the coding sequence GTGAACAACAACACGACGGCGGGCCATGTGTTCAAGGACCTGCTCTTTCTCGAGTTCGGTTCGGGCGCCGCCGGCCCCATGGCCAGCCGCTACTTCGTGCAACAGGGTGCCACCGTGGTCAAGATCGAATCTCGCGCGCGACCCGACTTCCTGCGCTACCTTAACCGCGGCGGCGAGCAAGCCTTGGACAACTCGCCGATGTTCGTGCTGCTCAACGCCGACAAGAAGAGCCTCGCCCTCAACATGGCCGAGCAGGCGGGTCGCGAGCTGGCCTGGCGACTCATCGAGCGCGCCGACGTGGTCATCAACAACTTTGCCCCTGGCGTGATGGAAAAATGGGGCATGGACGCGACCGCCATACGCGCGCGCAACCCGGCGGTCGTCGTGGCCAGCAGCAGCCTCTTCGGCGCCACCGGTCCCGAGCGCAACTACCCCGGTTTTGGCGGCCAGGGCTCGGCCATCGCCGGCTTCAACCAGCTCACCGGCCAGCCGGGGATGGAGCCGCACGGCCCCTGGGCCACGATAACCGACTCGCTGTCACCGCGTTACCTGGCCGTGGCGTTGTCGGCCGCACTGCTGCGACGCCGGCGCACGGGCGAAGGCTGCAGTATTGACCTCTCGCAGATAGAAGCGGCGGTATACAGCCTCTCCGAGTTGATAGTGCGCCAGGGTGCGAACGACGAAAACATCGAGCGTCGAGCCAATAGCGACCAGCGCATGGCGCCGCACGGCGTCTACCGCTGCAAGGGCGACGACCGCTGGATTGCCGTGGCCGTGCTCGACGACGTGCGCTGGAAAATGCTGCGCGAGTTACTGGGCCGCCCCGCCTGGATGATGGAAGAAGGCCTCGACAAGCTCGAGCTGCGCCTCGAACAGGCCGACGTACTCGATCGTTGCCTGCAGGAGTACACGGCAACGCGTGACGCCGACGAGCTCTCGCGCGAGCTCCAGGAAGCCGGCATCGAGGCGGCAGTGGTCATGGACCTGGCCCGGCTCGACGACGACCCGCAGCTGGCCGCCCGCGGTTACTTTACGCGAGTTGAGCACGAGAGCCTGGGAGAGCTCGCGCTCGAACGCGTGGGCTTCACCGTGAGCGACATGCCCGCGAAGATTGAACAGCCGGGCCCCGATCTCGGACAGCACAGCAGCGAAGTGCTGCGCGAGTTGCTGGGTCTTGACCAGGACGAAATCGACCAGCTGGGCGAACAGGGCGTACTCGCGTAA
- a CDS encoding RNA-binding protein has protein sequence MAKKLYVGNLSYNTDDASLEAAFGADGRSVLSARVITDRDTGRSRGFGFVEFDDDGEAQSAMEAMDGQDLDGRTLRVNEANDRR, from the coding sequence ATGGCAAAGAAGCTTTACGTAGGAAACCTTTCATATAACACCGACGACGCCAGCCTGGAGGCCGCCTTCGGAGCCGACGGACGTTCGGTACTCAGCGCGCGCGTAATAACCGACCGCGACACCGGCCGCTCACGCGGTTTCGGCTTCGTTGAGTTCGACGACGATGGCGAAGCCCAGTCTGCGATGGAGGCCATGGACGGCCAGGACCTCGACGGCCGCACCTTGCGGGTCAACGAGGCCAACGACAGACGCTGA
- a CDS encoding pilus assembly protein CpaD: MELSFTAEQENFRAELREFLTDWSELEGFLLQGTKWKQVSQLFKAMAGRGWLSMSWPRQYGGLERGPAWEYLLWDEMARARAARNPLSAGIVARTLIRHGSEEQKTQWLPAIRSSELHFALGYSEPEAGSDLASLRCKATPRKDGYVIEGQKCWQSYADDMDCLWLLARTGEQDDRARGLSLFIVDLDAPGVSVKPIPIMDGDSLNEIFLDGVHVTADRRVGPENGAWAIMGEALADERHIQFPPGRLQRDLAEAIDWFSSRGLADDPLVRHRVAELSLLVEEARVHALRVLALMEKGQPAGVEAAANKVAHTDACQAIARALVELGGPEALLHGSRPELLYLVSTWESIGGGSSEIMRGIVARQGLGLGL, encoded by the coding sequence ATGGAGCTCTCTTTCACCGCCGAGCAGGAAAACTTCCGCGCCGAACTGCGTGAGTTTCTTACTGACTGGAGTGAGCTCGAGGGTTTCCTGCTGCAGGGAACCAAGTGGAAGCAAGTCAGCCAGTTGTTCAAGGCAATGGCCGGCCGGGGTTGGCTGTCAATGTCCTGGCCACGGCAATACGGCGGCCTGGAGCGCGGACCAGCCTGGGAGTACCTGCTCTGGGACGAGATGGCGCGGGCACGCGCGGCGCGCAATCCCCTGTCTGCCGGTATCGTCGCGCGCACGCTGATACGCCACGGCAGCGAGGAACAGAAAACCCAATGGCTGCCGGCCATCCGCAGCAGCGAGCTGCACTTTGCACTCGGCTATTCAGAGCCCGAAGCCGGCAGCGACCTTGCCAGCCTGCGGTGCAAGGCCACACCCCGAAAAGACGGATACGTGATCGAAGGGCAGAAATGCTGGCAGTCCTACGCCGACGACATGGACTGCCTGTGGCTGCTCGCGCGCACGGGTGAGCAGGATGACCGGGCCCGCGGGCTGAGCCTGTTCATCGTCGACCTTGACGCGCCGGGTGTAAGCGTGAAGCCCATCCCCATAATGGACGGCGACTCTCTCAACGAAATTTTTCTTGACGGCGTCCACGTCACTGCTGATCGCCGGGTCGGCCCCGAAAACGGGGCCTGGGCCATAATGGGCGAAGCCCTGGCCGACGAACGCCACATACAGTTTCCCCCCGGCCGCCTGCAGCGCGACCTGGCCGAGGCAATTGATTGGTTCAGTTCCCGCGGACTCGCCGACGACCCCCTGGTCAGACACCGCGTGGCCGAGCTTTCGCTGCTGGTAGAAGAAGCGCGCGTACACGCACTGCGCGTGCTGGCGCTGATGGAAAAGGGACAGCCTGCTGGCGTAGAAGCGGCGGCCAACAAGGTGGCACACACCGATGCCTGCCAGGCCATAGCCCGTGCGCTGGTTGAACTGGGTGGTCCCGAAGCGCTGCTGCACGGCAGCCGACCCGAATTGCTCTACCTGGTATCAACCTGGGAAAGCATAGGTGGGGGTAGCTCAGAAATAATGAGGGGTATCGTCGCCAGGCAGGGCCTGGGACTCGGTCTCTAG
- a CDS encoding MFS transporter encodes MNRINNRATLAAVLLGCFMCQAGLGCGYIFGALLKHIVAEFEWSRAAFSLSAAPLLLAMGGGQVLVGQMVERAGARAVLSSAVLLLGGSLMLFSTVQNLWQFYLYTAMFGLALAGCGDVAVGAVTSRWVSSNRGLALAFVYVGSNAGGALVPILADQLAAAYSWREAVWWIGIGATAIILPFALFAVRDRPLDSPDTDTDLAGGDASAGSTTRADATGGVDLPEALRTPAFWILAWALFSFYFYYLAVNQHLVAYLGDIGYDDARAAAGLGLAVALGVGSKLAVGLLADRLPARSVLLANFALITLASLLLLGAAHPAMLLAFLLTHGVATAAENVVMPMALIDCFGQQHLARIYGALMFTLFPAGVLGSWLAGSIFDLSGSYTLAFALFATLNGFALAALTRLRPATVL; translated from the coding sequence GTGAACAGGATTAATAACAGGGCGACACTGGCGGCGGTGCTGCTGGGCTGCTTCATGTGCCAGGCTGGCTTGGGCTGCGGATACATTTTCGGGGCCCTGCTCAAGCACATCGTGGCCGAGTTCGAATGGTCGCGCGCGGCTTTCTCCCTGTCGGCGGCGCCGCTGCTGCTCGCCATGGGCGGCGGCCAGGTCCTGGTTGGCCAGATGGTCGAACGCGCCGGTGCCCGGGCGGTCTTGTCGTCGGCCGTCCTGCTACTGGGTGGGTCGTTGATGCTGTTCAGCACGGTGCAGAACCTGTGGCAGTTCTACCTCTACACGGCGATGTTCGGGCTGGCGCTGGCCGGCTGCGGCGATGTTGCCGTTGGTGCCGTCACCTCGCGCTGGGTGAGCAGCAATCGCGGACTGGCGCTGGCCTTCGTATACGTTGGCTCCAACGCCGGCGGCGCCCTTGTCCCCATCCTGGCCGACCAGCTGGCGGCCGCGTACTCCTGGCGAGAGGCGGTGTGGTGGATAGGCATCGGCGCCACCGCGATCATCCTCCCCTTTGCGCTTTTCGCCGTCCGCGACCGGCCACTTGATTCGCCCGACACCGACACCGATCTGGCCGGCGGCGACGCAAGCGCGGGCAGCACAACGAGAGCCGACGCTACAGGCGGAGTCGACCTTCCCGAAGCGCTTCGAACCCCCGCGTTCTGGATACTCGCCTGGGCGCTGTTCAGTTTTTATTTTTACTACCTGGCCGTCAACCAGCACCTGGTCGCCTACCTGGGAGACATCGGCTACGACGACGCCCGCGCCGCCGCCGGCCTTGGACTGGCCGTGGCGCTGGGCGTGGGGAGCAAGCTCGCCGTTGGCCTGCTCGCCGACCGCCTGCCAGCGCGCAGCGTGCTGCTGGCCAACTTCGCGCTCATAACGCTGGCCTCACTGTTGCTGCTCGGCGCGGCGCACCCCGCAATGCTGCTCGCCTTCCTTCTTACCCACGGCGTGGCCACGGCCGCCGAGAACGTGGTGATGCCGATGGCACTTATCGACTGCTTCGGCCAGCAGCACCTCGCGCGTATATACGGCGCGCTGATGTTCACGCTTTTTCCGGCCGGCGTACTCGGTTCGTGGCTGGCGGGCTCGATTTTTGACCTCTCCGGGAGCTACACCCTTGCCTTTGCCCTGTTCGCAACCTTGAATGGGTTCGCGCTGGCCGCCCTCACCCGCCTCAGACCAGCCACCGTGCTGTAA
- a CDS encoding CoA transferase: protein MAGKYKTPGGPLQGVRVLDFSAMVSGPMATSLLADQGADVIKVEQPGSGDLIRYIGCSRAGMSAIFNTINRNKRSIALDLSTERGLELALELVKTADVVVENFRPGVAERMGLGYKALLAVKPELVYASIRGFGSSGPRADQRVYDLVIQALSGMAASQGRDGRPEFVHNIVCDKTSAIYAAQAISAALFARERGAGGQQLELCMLDASVAFLWPDVMQDRSWLGDGVSAPAPLADLLDAQPTADGWVAVLAISDEEFAGLARALGKPQLVDDPRFSELQSRMEHGAEMSAAIKEVSSTLASADFLARLEAEGVPCAPVNTSEQLIDDPQILANGLLQEIEHPHCGPMRVPGPVARFEGTPAELHSPSPLLGEHSDQLLAELGLNEKEIAVLREQGNVA from the coding sequence GTGGCTGGAAAATACAAAACCCCCGGCGGTCCCCTGCAGGGGGTTCGCGTGCTGGACTTCTCGGCCATGGTGTCGGGGCCCATGGCCACCAGCCTGTTGGCCGACCAGGGCGCAGACGTGATCAAGGTCGAGCAGCCCGGCTCGGGAGACCTCATTCGTTATATCGGCTGCTCGCGAGCCGGCATGTCGGCCATCTTCAACACCATCAACCGCAACAAGCGTTCGATCGCGCTCGATCTTTCCACCGAGCGCGGACTGGAGCTCGCGCTGGAGTTGGTAAAGACCGCCGACGTCGTCGTAGAAAACTTTCGTCCCGGCGTGGCCGAACGCATGGGCCTGGGCTACAAGGCGCTGCTGGCCGTCAAGCCGGAGCTGGTCTACGCGTCGATACGCGGCTTTGGTAGCAGCGGGCCGCGCGCCGACCAGCGCGTGTACGATCTCGTGATCCAGGCCCTGTCGGGCATGGCGGCGAGCCAGGGCCGCGACGGCCGCCCCGAGTTCGTGCACAACATCGTCTGCGACAAGACCTCGGCCATCTACGCGGCCCAGGCCATCTCCGCCGCCTTGTTCGCGCGCGAACGCGGCGCCGGTGGACAGCAACTCGAACTCTGCATGCTCGACGCCAGCGTCGCCTTCCTGTGGCCCGACGTCATGCAGGACCGCAGCTGGTTGGGAGACGGAGTGTCGGCACCCGCGCCGCTGGCCGACCTGCTCGACGCCCAGCCCACGGCCGACGGTTGGGTTGCCGTGCTGGCCATCTCCGACGAAGAGTTCGCCGGGCTCGCCCGCGCCCTGGGCAAACCCCAACTGGTCGACGACCCACGCTTCTCCGAGCTGCAGTCGCGCATGGAGCACGGCGCCGAAATGTCGGCGGCCATCAAGGAGGTATCCAGTACCCTGGCCAGCGCCGACTTCCTGGCCCGCCTGGAGGCCGAGGGTGTGCCCTGCGCGCCGGTCAACACCAGCGAGCAGCTCATCGACGACCCTCAAATCCTTGCCAATGGCCTGCTGCAGGAAATCGAGCACCCCCACTGCGGGCCCATGCGCGTGCCTGGGCCGGTGGCCCGCTTTGAAGGCACCCCCGCCGAGCTGCACTCGCCCTCGCCCTTGCTGGGAGAGCACAGCGACCAGCTGCTGGCCGAACTCGGACTCAACGAAAAGGAAATCGCCGTGCTGCGCGAGCAGGGAAACGTGGCGTGA
- a CDS encoding acyl-CoA dehydrogenase, protein MNLHDNPEQASFRAELRQWLADNLPAGWGKTVREPDDPEALVAFLKQWQLKLYEGGWAGLDWPSEYGGRGASVAESMIFGEEYALADAPNMINMSVGAALVGPTLIACGSDEQKRRFLEPVLKGEEIWCQGFSEPGAGSDLASLRTRADLEGDHFVVNGQKTWTSFAHHSQWCILVVRTDPESERHRGLSFLLVDMNSPGITVRPLKEMTGHEWFNEVFFDQVSVPRENLVGELHQGWNVVMTTLAHERGSSSQHARLALQLDRLAQAAREPRADGSRAADDPLVRQQLADFAGRMMILRMSAWRHASTLDAGGVPGAEGSTLKILWSELDQEVKSAAIDLLGPRAMIPAGDPDAVDEGYWAYELLWSRAATIYAGTSEVQRNIIANRVLGLPRR, encoded by the coding sequence ATGAACCTACACGACAATCCAGAACAGGCTTCCTTCCGCGCCGAACTCAGGCAGTGGCTGGCCGACAACCTGCCCGCTGGCTGGGGCAAGACCGTGCGCGAACCCGACGATCCAGAGGCACTTGTGGCCTTTCTCAAGCAGTGGCAGCTCAAGCTCTACGAGGGCGGCTGGGCCGGGCTCGACTGGCCCAGCGAATACGGGGGCCGCGGCGCGAGCGTGGCGGAGAGCATGATCTTCGGTGAAGAATACGCGCTGGCCGACGCTCCCAACATGATCAACATGTCGGTGGGTGCGGCGCTGGTTGGCCCGACGCTGATCGCCTGTGGTAGCGACGAGCAGAAGCGCCGCTTTCTCGAACCCGTGCTCAAGGGCGAAGAGATATGGTGCCAGGGATTCTCGGAGCCCGGCGCCGGCAGCGACCTCGCGTCGCTGAGGACACGCGCCGATCTCGAGGGCGACCACTTCGTCGTCAACGGCCAGAAAACCTGGACCAGTTTTGCCCACCACTCGCAGTGGTGCATCCTCGTGGTGCGCACTGATCCCGAATCCGAACGGCACCGCGGGCTGAGTTTCCTGCTGGTCGATATGAACAGCCCGGGCATCACGGTGCGACCGCTCAAGGAAATGACCGGCCACGAGTGGTTCAACGAAGTTTTTTTCGACCAGGTGAGCGTGCCCAGGGAAAACCTGGTCGGCGAGCTTCACCAGGGATGGAACGTGGTCATGACTACCCTTGCCCACGAACGCGGCAGCTCTTCGCAACACGCTCGCCTGGCCCTGCAGCTGGACAGGCTGGCACAGGCGGCCCGCGAACCGCGAGCAGACGGCAGCCGCGCGGCCGACGATCCGCTGGTGAGACAGCAACTGGCCGATTTCGCCGGGCGCATGATGATACTGCGCATGTCGGCCTGGCGACACGCGAGCACGCTTGACGCCGGCGGCGTGCCGGGCGCCGAAGGCTCCACGCTCAAGATCCTCTGGAGCGAGCTCGACCAGGAGGTCAAGTCAGCCGCCATCGACCTGCTGGGGCCGCGGGCGATGATTCCCGCAGGCGACCCCGACGCGGTGGACGAGGGCTACTGGGCCTACGAACTGCTGTGGTCGCGCGCCGCGACCATTTATGCCGGCACGTCCGAAGTCCAGCGCAACATCATCGCAAACCGAGTACTGGGGCTGCCAAGACGATGA
- a CDS encoding glucose 1-dehydrogenase, with protein sequence METSPLFDLKGKTALVTGGGRGIGAWAAAGLAEAGADVFVASRKLDNCSAVAEELAGRTGRRVEALECNLVEEGAPAALVDEVIVRAGRLDVLVNSAGMVWSAPTLDYPEQGWDRVFALNVKALWLVSQAAARHMVGAGGGSIINISSISAMRGSREVIQPVVAYNASKGAVESLTRDLAVKLADKGVRINSIAPGPFATDMMRYLDDSPELKQQFADTIPLGRMGGEADIKGVVVFLASEAAAFVTGSTLVVDGGMLAVDAFPAPRS encoded by the coding sequence ATGGAAACAAGTCCGCTATTTGATCTGAAGGGTAAGACGGCGCTGGTCACCGGCGGTGGCCGCGGCATAGGTGCGTGGGCGGCCGCCGGGCTGGCAGAGGCCGGGGCCGACGTGTTCGTGGCCTCGCGCAAGCTCGACAACTGTAGTGCCGTTGCCGAGGAGCTGGCCGGCCGAACCGGCCGCCGCGTGGAGGCTCTGGAGTGCAACCTGGTGGAAGAGGGCGCGCCGGCGGCCCTGGTCGACGAGGTGATAGTCCGTGCCGGGCGCCTCGACGTGCTGGTCAACAGCGCGGGCATGGTGTGGTCGGCTCCCACGCTGGACTACCCCGAGCAGGGCTGGGACCGTGTCTTCGCGCTGAACGTAAAAGCGCTGTGGCTGGTGTCGCAGGCGGCAGCCCGCCACATGGTCGGTGCGGGCGGCGGCTCTATCATCAACATCAGCTCGATTTCGGCCATGCGCGGTTCGCGCGAGGTCATACAACCGGTGGTGGCCTACAACGCCAGCAAGGGCGCGGTCGAGTCGCTCACCCGCGACCTCGCTGTCAAGCTGGCCGACAAGGGCGTGCGCATAAACTCGATAGCGCCGGGACCGTTTGCGACCGACATGATGCGCTACCTCGACGACTCTCCCGAACTCAAGCAGCAGTTCGCCGACACGATTCCGCTGGGCCGCATGGGCGGCGAAGCGGACATCAAGGGCGTGGTGGTGTTCCTGGCGTCCGAGGCGGCGGCGTTTGTGACCGGTTCAACGCTGGTGGTTGACGGTGGTATGCTCGCCGTCGACGCGTTTCCCGCCCCGCGCTCTTAG